The genomic interval ctatactttaattgaaaatctttttgaagaaaatttttattagggttcaaatctttgattatatatatatatatatatatatatatatatatatatatatatatatatatttatatactcaaagatttattttgagaaaaatactcatactcacttgagctttatcTTATATCGTGTGTGAGTGTATTGAGCTTAAATTTGAACATAcctgcttagtatagaagcatttCTATTGTTCGCAAAAatttcatatctgttgtattctaagTCTGGCCAAAAGAGGAAAACTAGTCATGTGAATAGTTCCGGATAGACTTAGACTCGGTTAAGAAAATCTCAAATTGTTTCAATAACAAAGTGGTGCACCATCCTATGAAAGGGTGTACAGTGTTGGCTCTACACGGAAAGTGAGCTGGGGACTCTctaccccataaggagagtgtaaGTGGCGTCGCTCCACCCAGTTAAAGAGAGCATTAGTGAATTATTGAGTTGcggcttaaggcggggacgtaggctagtttggccgaaccctgataacaaatCAGCTCTCTCTGGCTCTCTTATCTATTTTTATTTCCCgtgcatgaatgtttatatttgaCTTATTTTGAAtggtgtgcatgatttaaatatttccaTATATTGATTGTTGAATTGGTAaatacttagaaagaccctaggttgttctATACTAATTGTGATTCGAAATCAACttaggaaaaatttttaaatatccaattcaccccccccccctctcttgggaatgcACTGTTCCTAACAAAATTTTTTGTGTTTGATTTCTCTCTCCCTACACTATTTATTtttccacacatgtatgtttatttattgtcatgaCTGATTTACACACatgctttaaattttgattttgatattaTTGGTGAATCGATAAAATAATTAACAAAagtttttaaatcccaattcaccccctcttgggattacactattCCTCACAATATTTGCTCAAAACGGTAAGAAATCACGTTGTTAAAAATTAGCCACGAACCTTCAATCACCCTAACCATTAAGAAATTGAATTTCAAAACAGGCAATAgcacttcggtcacctgaacatGTTCAGTTGGCTGGACTATCAATTCGGTCTCCTGAACCTACATTATCTGGATTATTTTCAATGGCAATACCAATTCGGTCACCTAACCCTTGGAGTCTGGTTGCCCAAACATACTAATTCCTGACCAGTTTGATTAGTTTTTTGTGAAATTCaatattatttatttcaaaaCCCATTTGTGTTcttttaaaacatatttcaactttgaaaagacatgttccaagttttaaaaataggtctctaagtccaattatctcctaagagcttcatacacAGTCTTAATATAGAGAGATACTTACATAAGACTCCTAAAACAATACATATTAAATAGATAATGTGTCCTCATGTTCTTGAAGCTTTATCTTCATTCAAGCTTGAGCCAATCTTCATTTAGCTTTAGTTCTTCATGACTTTAAAGCTTTAAGTATGATCCATTTGTGCTCGTAAAATCAAATACCTATAAATTTACTTGAAGCACAATTAgaatcctttatttgttatcatcaaaacagagatgtacccttgttaggccaacacttaaAATCCTTTCCTCTACACTAAAATATTACAATTTGATCTTTCAATCTTTATCTCCTCAACTTCACCGAATCACCCAAACACTCAAATCTTAATGTGTTGTTGTTAAACTTGAGGAAATTATACAAAGAAAACAAATGAGGTGATTAAATTTAGAAAGTCTTAAAAATGGTGCATCATATTACAATATAGCAAGTCTCCTTAGTAAGGTTTGCACATATATTGTGATTGATTTATTTCCCATGAAGGGCTCCAACTGATAAACAGGAAACCCAAAACCAAAGATTATAATAGTTAGTTATTATGGGATTAACATGGAGACTATTTGCATTGATTATATAAGAAAGTGTTTCAACtttaaacttttagttaaatGCAAATTATGATAAGACTCCTTTTAATGATAGGGAGAACTGAAAGCAAATAAAGTTTGAAAAAATGGAGATCTTATTTTGAGATAAAAATGGGGAGAAATTTgaacaaaaatgcaaaatgaataatcttagatcaaaaagggagagaatgcaGAACAAAATACAAAATACATGAACTTAGATATAAAAAAATGGGAGAAATTAAAAGCGAAATTAAAAGCTGAGAGGGCATataacaaaaattgaaaatactATGCTTTGAAATCAAAAGCTGAGTAAGAACAAAGCAAAATTGAAAATCTTATGCTTTAAAATCAAAAGTTGGGTGAGCATAGaacaaaatggaaattttatagCAAGAAAAAAACTTGAAGCAAAATAGAAGTCTTATCTGTTGATAATATCAAAGGGAAGAGAATTCTAGCCATAAGATGGAGATTTAAAAGCTCTCATGACATTTGGTATTAGAaatattatgaaatttaaatttatgtcatGAAGTTCAAAAGTCAAAGCTTAcaagaaatatttgaaaattcTTCTAAAGTCATACTATAATCTTTGAAGATAAGCAAAATGATTATACTTGGTAGAGCCATAAGCgaaataattttgaattttaagtcAAAAGGGGGGAAATTATGATGGTTAAATTTGGGAGAATTAATAagcaaaatatattttgaaagctAGTTAAAATTGAGCTTAAACGACTATAACTTGAAAAATTCTAAGTCTTATTCTCAATATGCCTAACATGCTTTATATTGCTTATCTTTATGTTTATGCATATCGAGAGGGGAAGCCTTGTGAAGGCTACCTCattttgttccttatttgtcatcatcaaaaagggagagattattggcttttctaggtttcatcccattttgataatgacaaatcaagacatctaattgtgctactaagTGTGTTTATAGGTATTAAGGTGTTAAGCATAATAACATATGCAAATTGGAAAGTCATGACGCGTACAAGACAATGATATTTTGCTATGAACATGGAGCATATAAAGATTAGGCTTGAAGtctatgattatgattatggaacatgtaacaacctgcttaataaattgattttttttttccataatagcaaataacatactttgataccatagtattaacctaagcagcaggaagcagaaatcatacaaacataaccataaaccattatatacaataccagagttctgaaatgttttccaaaatatacaaagataattgtatccccaaaatgccctcaactagctaggctacacaaaatcattcccaaaatatactcactcacTGGCAGGGCATTACTGAAGCCcatctatctgtgagcctgatctgctcgcctatctggatcacctaaaaaatatttcaacactgggatgagctaacgctcagtaagaagaaatatgctattattagtgtgtggcaaatgagctaataatattatgtaaaattttatttcatataaacatgtataacttgATATGTTAAGTACAGTAGAAGTAAGAAAATAcatcccctttccatgttgcttaatatAACAATTGTAGATtataactcaaaatacttctagtgtacataagtagggtccccGAACCAGTAAATCCATACATATGTAATAATAATTGAAACTCTTCCCTGtgactatctgtgtgtcatgacataacctctcatgacaaggttgtgcggcccgtaggcgggatttaccctaactggccaaccaggaataaatcactatactccgtcaatcgatctgcccacctcaacccataacTGGATGGGGAACCTGTCCacatcaagggcctaggtgatcgacctactaccatgtattatctaaataggtagttgcactcataacataatgtaatatctatagcaatggtaccgtgctctataactgtaagtccaacagggtctgatatcatataatatatttctatacatatctatatgatttaccatgtttctgaagtaatcataataactATGAtgttgcataacgtactgaaatttgaataatcataacatggaactgcatattcgtaatattggaattcgtataatcatggtactgagattcgtataatcatagaactaaaatccgtaaaatcatggtactgaaattcataaaaatcatgaaactacaattcgtaaaacatatccccgtactacatacatattcacaagccacaccatactttaatacataatttttgtaaatagaTACACTGTATAATAATTAGAAatttcttagcatagcatatttctcttaccttaaatttgaaaaatcCCTATGGAACACTAACCTAACTcccgcaaggcctcctacacaacattctgaaaccaacatatgtcagaacataatatcagtatttttctgcctatatcatttcttataactgtcaggaagtcaaaaactggataaaagtccttaccctaaatttgggatgaattccaacttcgttttcctgatgatccgcttcggcagtcttgtaaagaacttcgccaggagcgtcgtggtagcttcgaatcgtcgatccagtgattggtggggccggaaacgaagagagaagggagagggtcgtaggagagagagaggcatggtgaaaatgaaaaaatatctCGGTTTTCCTCCTTATATACTGCCAGATTCTTTGACGAGGcctgtcacttcgtcgacgaatccttcagtaaattcgtcgatgaaaccctgtattcgttgacgaaattcagaccgccccagaccctctctcagtattttctcatcgacgaagccctgtgttcgtggacgaaattctttaaaccttcgtcgatgaaattttgggttcgtcaacgaagccttggaaatttttgaaattttatttccctcaaaatgcaatgtcatcgatgaaatctacggcctccttctgtttctatatctattttctctccctctcattattaaaatgctattattcttcgggtcactacagagcatatgaagtccaagcttgaagaaattaaaagaatttatttcttgtattttgcaaataggacctatATGAATACATTAtcattgattatgtgaagaagctcataggtgaccttagttagaccctaggcactctatatttcattgaaaatcattttataaaagtgttaaaattatttcaaagtattaaaatcatttttggaatgaaaaaccccaaaacaagTTTGTCCAAATCCCCTATTTTTTCTACCGCCACATTAATGAGCGATTTTCTCGCTCAATGAATTCTCATCTTAGAAAATGTTTAACACAAACATTGTGAGatattttcttagctttcttttgataccaagatcaccCTACTTGGAGTTTTTTTAGTAAAAGTTATGTCCGAAATACTGAAGAGTGTTCGCGGGTGAAATTGCCCAGAAATTCGAGCGACCGAATTCCCAATTCAGTCGACCTAAAATCATGGCAAAAGTATTGTAATGGCCATAAAACggatagttttcaaaatcattaatTATTTTCAAAGCCCAACGGTTATAAAACGGCCAGTAGATCAtcttacctataaatacaagatttttaacttgtttttgtAAGAGAAGGAAAGAGATATATATCTATTAACTTGTTTTTGTAAGAGAAGGAAAGAGATATATATCTATTACACACATCAAAAGTTTTTTAtccttatttgaaaaaaaatttcaaacacTTTTCAAATTCTTTGTTTATCTTTCAAGTGCTCACCTTCTAAATACTCCTTGAGCTTCCTTTCATAATCATAATGAGAGTGTATTAGCTTGCTATTTTCATTGTACTTATTcactcatttgaggagcattctttgtacatctattttcGTTGATTCCACTTGTAAAGGCGTCTCCGCCGATTAAAGGAGAAAGGTATCTCTACCTACTAAAAGGAGAGAGGTGACTCCGCCTAGTAAAGGAGTGGGGTGCTTTGCCTAAGCAAAGGAGAGAAAAAACTTCACCTACGTAAAGAAGAGAGACATCTCTGCCtagtgaaggagggattgtaaaaggctccacctattgaaggagtgcatagTGGAACCCTCAAGTGAGTTGCTTCAGGCAAAGACGTAGGCAAGGATTgccaaaccttataaaaatataggttttattctctcttctctaatctctttaaattaagcacatttatatttgttcatattttttgtgaatattgattgcatTTGCTCATTTAGATCACATGCTTAAATTGTGGTTATAATTGTTAAAAcatttgcataaattttttaaatacccaattcacccaccctcttgggactacacaaTTTCTAACACTCTGTTCTTAGTTAATAATAAATCTATTTGCCTTTTATTATACCCattcttgaaagttattaagtgcattttctcattttataaaataagtatttaatataaccaaatcgtaaaACATAAAAAATCTAATATTGTACTAGTAACTTCATTTTATCTCCACATCCATGACCTCCAAGTAtcctctcatatatatatatatatatatatcctatattatccttgtcaatgtgaccattcaaattAGCTCCTATGGATGTCTTTTTAGACattggtatcccttgtaaaatattatccatatcttttgaaaattgtcttttcaaattttttgttaaACCTATTGATGTGAACATGTGAGATCAGAATCCCTTGAACCCACGAACAATTTGAAAACTTACCCAAGAACATCAAGAATCAAGTCATGATTATTTAGTCCCGTTGAAATCTTATTTCAAGAACCTAGATTCCGTGAGAACGCCACAAAGGTTTGGCCTTTGATATGTTCTTAGTTCATTCAAGAACAAGTAGAGAAAACTAAAATTTCTCTATGAAGAAAACTTCATTCATGTTCAACTTGTAGAGAATGCCACTACAAGTCTATTTTTAAACCCCTCCATTAAACCCTAGGGCCAACTAAGGCCTACAACAATTAAAATACATAGGCTAAACATCTCAAGCCAAAACACCCTAAACTACACACCTATAACTAATAAAATAAGCTCACCTAATAAATTAAATAGGTCCAAATGCCTACAACCATAGAAACATAAAATAGGTCCACACACCTATACTTAATGAAATAAAGAGTCTACACTATACCACTATactattcccccccccccccccctctctctgtGTAGCTTGTATCAAATGGATTAAAGTTAGTTCTTCTTCTTTTAATCCCATCTTGAATGTCAGAGTCTTGTTTGGAAAATTTGCAAACTCGGCCCAAGTGCATTGCACCAATCCTTGCATTGCTTCCTTAGTCTTCTTAACTCTTGACCTTGTGATTGGCCCATCTGGAACTTACAATGGATCTTTAAGACTCGGTCCACCATGGTGCCCATCacctatttggggagcatatgcactaatgaaGTTCACTATCTCTTGACCTAATGTTATCATGATTTTAATGATTCTATCCCCCATTATTTTAACATCTACTATATTATCTTTTAGATTTTCATCTACAATAATAcccacacaatttttatttttctcttgactagtgtactaaagtttaaatcctaatttttcaattcttctacatttctctcctacccatttcatCTCTTGAAGGCTCTTAaagttaatttttcttctaaacattatttccactatttccatactttttttcCTATAAAATTCCCTCTATGGAAGTTGCTAATCTTATCATTATTTCTTGTGTTAATTTATTAACCCTCTCCCTTTTATACTAGTTTGGTTTATTCTCTTGAACTAAGTGGATTTGGTAAGAACCCAGGATAATAAGATTTGACAAAATTTTTATGTTGGTTGTCAGCTACTTAACACAACTCTGCTCCTTTATCTAGGCTTGGGACCGATTATGTATACAAAGAATTTGTGTCGTGAAGGCAAACTAcatgtttgcttttttttttttggtaagcTTATTTCACATAGTCAATTTTCTAAGTCACATGTTGCAACTAATAGAAACCACACAATGTATTAACAAAAAAGTGTTGAATCATTCAATTTTGTGTGTGAATCCAAGCTAgactatttataaaaaaaaaacatgcaatagtactatttgaaaaaaattgtatattctaaaacttgtaaaatgaaaaataccaaaaaaatacaaaaaaatgcatatactaagcttacaaatcaaaaacacaaaatctccactactaaccaactattgaaaattttttttaataaaaataataagaaaataaataataagagagaaGAAGATCTCACGGGGGAGTAAAACTAAAAAGGTAATGACAACCACTTGAAAAATGTAAAACTAAAAAGGTAATGACAACCACTTGAAAAATGTACCTTTAAAGTAAGAAATTTGACACTAAAATCAATCGAAAAATATTTAAGCAATGAGGGATCATAAGAATTcttcaaatctaaattcaagattcaaatccAAGAGTATTGAAAAAATAAGATTACTCAACCCATAAAATTTTTATTACTTCTTCATGAATTTATGGGTGAAGAAACAAGACTCCTTGGATTTGTTTGCGTTTTtatgagaaaagaaaggaaaagaagggaaataaaagaagtttagaGAGGGGATATGTTTGGTTGATGAGAAACAAAACCAAATAGAGAGAATAAAGTATAGGAAAACGAAAGAAAGACAAATGAAAGAAATCTTTAGAAGTAGAagtcaaagaaataaaagaagaggaATTTAGTTGGTGAGGAATTAATTTATTTATGGAcaacttcaaaattcaaatctcataaatgaaaattataaaacttGGAAGGTAGgggagattttgaaaattttggctcCAGAGTATAGTTATTTTTTGGAATAAGATGAAATGTATTCTAAATTTGAGAATTAAGGGAATaattattccttatatattctTAATTATATCAATAATGAAAATTAGGAATAGTTATTCTTTGTCTACTTCTTATTATGGACtcaataaatatttatatttatatttattttatatcaacaaaatatatatatatatatatatatatatatatatatttttggtatAACTACTTGTAATTAATCGATTTCACAAACAAGGGAAGAAGatcgagttttttcccgttttaacttttttttaaaaatatatattaaataatacctcattctgggaagtatttcctaaaatgactctgacgtaatctcgctactccaagtagcgagatttaaacaaatctcactacttggagtagcgatattgaaccaaatctcgctacttgaaataacgagatttgccacgtgtcaatttgagaattatttaaaaaaaatattatttaatatatgtattttaaaaaatgataaatgggGAAAAACTCGGTTTCTTGTGCTATGGTGTTTTTTGGTTTCTTGGATGGATCGTGTTGTGTGGACAACCCCAAAATGTGCAGAGTTGGATGGCCCACGTCAGCCCAGATTTGTCAATATCTGATTGGACAATATCAAATGGTTGACAGAGAGCTTAGTCTCTTTGAACGCCAGCAAATCCCAAGatgggatttaaaaaattttataaaaataattactaaatatgtttatatacattatattatttttattgcttattaGTATCTGTAGTTGATGGATGCTAGCATATGTAGGCTGTGCATGCTCTGCAGCAACTGTTCGAAATTCTGACCTGTAGATCACATCCATTATACTGACATGCACAATAAAAATGTAATTCACCTTTTTAGTAattcatttcttaaaaaaaaaaaaaagtttctttaatagggaggcctaagggtggttgTCGCTTGAGACTAattaagaaagaggaagaggaggtCATTTGTAATACAATTCCTTAGTCCCAATTTTAAGTCTTAGCTACttttaagaataaaaataaaaaaaattaaatctaattttgttgattttagcctatttttaaaaatatctttcctcatattaatatttaaattagaaggatCCGACACTTTTatttattaagtcaaatgacaaaaatacttatcataAATAGTGTTGGATCttgaggataataataataataatgcaattataattttacaaaaaattcattaatattgtaCTGCTGCCCCATTATGTTTTTGGAtccatttaaatgtttattaagatCAGACAAGACAACAAAATTAAAAAGTGTATCctcatttcaaaattgtttcatatactattcaaaattttgaatttaatatttttcataacaaattTTTATGATATCCCCCCATAGTACAAGCATCAAGTTATCTTTTACTTTACAAGCcaagaattaattaaattattatacaatatatattggaaatattttttaccctttttataaaatattaaaacttaAATCCATCTCTAAATtccaaaattatgatttattttaatttctcttttaCCTACCTAACTCCTaatctttcaatttttctttttttaaagattttataatgataatgataaattaCAATAAGACACGTAAAAAGTGAATGCttaataaaaataagtttaaCAAAAACTATTGTTTAACAATTTTTTTTCGAGGGGATTTTAGAAATTAGCTCAGCACTCATATGCTATATTTGTTaacatttttattcaatatttttatttaatttcacatttaatacatatatattttattttattttataaaatttgaattttgaatttttaaagaaattttaatattttatctttaatattttGGAAGTACTATTCATGTGAAATTGACATATAGAGCAGCTGCAGATATAGCTATTATTTCCTGTCATCCTATTTTTGCTAGCATGTATCCAACTAGGATACCCgtaagcaataaaaataatataatacatatataaatatatttagtaattatttatataaaaatttttaaaacccatcTTGCAATTTGCTGTCGTCCAAAGACTAAGCTGCCTGTTAGCCATTTGATATTGTCCAGTTAGAGGCTGACAAATCAGGGTTTGGGGCTGTCCACACGAGACGATCCATCCAACGAACCAAAAAATACCACAGCACAAGGAATAGAGTTTTTTccccatttattattttttaaaatatatatattaaataaattttttttaaaaaaataattctcaAATTGACActtgacaaatctcgctactagATTACATCCACTGATTTTGGGAATTACTTCCCAAaatgaaatattatttaatatatttttttaaaaatagttaaaagGGGAAAAAACTCGAAGAAGATTGGTTGAGGTGCACCAATCACATTTGTGTGCGACTGTTCCTCGTCTTGCTGTCTCGCACTTGCCGTGTGCTAGTGGAAGACGCGGAAAAAACAAACTTGTGCTTGTACTGCCGACGAGTTGGGCCGGCAGGTGAACTTGAAGTTGACCGTCGGACAGAGGTGAAACGGCATCTGGTTGGAAAATTGGGGATGAGGTGAAGTTGATTTTTTTTCGTTATATAATCATTCTCGTAACTTGTTCACATACAAATTAAGCAATTAAATTGTGCGAGTGGAAATTGCAGGGGAGAGCAAGCAAAAGGAAAGAATCACTCCATTAATATATACATCCACACACCCACATACACATATATGCTGCCTGCGGATGCCCAGATccgtgatgaagaagaagaagaagaagaagaagaaggagaagaaaaatcCAAACAAGAAGAAATCAATCCCCTCTTAGTGCATACATCCAATATACCGTTTTTGCTTGATGATGGCTACTGTTGGCAATGCTATGAAAAAAGTGAAAATCTTCGGGGAAAGGGATGTAGCTATTACAGGTGTTCATTTTTGCCTAAATGCCGAGCCAAAAAGCGATTAATACACTTGCTTAATGAGAGGACTTTAATTATTTACCAGGGTGAGCATAATCATCCTAATGGATCTTCAACAGATGCTACACAAGGTAAGAGTAAATTAAAATGAAAgtaaatggattttttttttcttttattctaatGTTGAGTAGCACTGCGCTGACAATTTGATGAACTACAAGTCAATTGCTTCATTTGTAACTAATTATTCGCTGCCTTTCGAATATCAGAAGACAATTCTTTGGACGATGGTGAAGTTTCTGATGATGAAAAGGCAGAAACAAAGCCCCAACACGCTGTTGGTGACGCCTTTGATGGAGAGAGTGCAGAATTAAAGCAACAGTACGTTGAAACACAGCctacctgattattattattattattattttaaataaaaaagttgTCCTCTATTCTTTTGCTTTCCTTTTGTGTCTGTACGGCATCCTTGTAATTCATTAGTGTTTTTTCcggttttaacttttttttttaaaaatatattgaatAATACCTTATTCTGGAAAGTATTTctcagaatgactctgacgtaatctcgctactccaagtagcgagatttcgCTGCCACGTGTCTTCACAAGAATAGGGTCTCGCCtttaaatatcgctacttggagtagcgagatttactgaatttataattttgtgatttagttaaaatataatatataacaatcatacagtataaatatatatacattaactatatttaattaaataggaaaatctttatatattttattattgagtaggaaatatttaaatgttatgttccatttattaccgctatctgtagcacaaagagagtcaatgatccatcaatttatcatactGTTTTTTTGATCgaaaagtaaatatattgatcaaaatgagtatttacatggaaCACTGGACAGATATAGGGGGGGAAATGAACTCCATCAAAATTACAAGCAATAAAGTTAACACTCAGGATCTTAAGAGAGCCTGAGCAAATCTAGGGACCTTTTGGCCTAgtactgtgtatatatgtttctgaATGGTCACAATCAACTCCATTGGAGATATGAATTTTCCTTCAAATATTTTCCTATTTCGGGCATTCCATATGAGATAAATAGTAGAGGCCAAACCAACTCTCT from Malania oleifera isolate guangnan ecotype guangnan chromosome 9, ASM2987363v1, whole genome shotgun sequence carries:
- the LOC131163458 gene encoding uncharacterized protein LOC131163458; translated protein: MGTDFGKSDATSLFKRLKNLRNRPRGAFWACRVSALGSGSKAGRISFTDPGRGFGTRVTDRVVGHGSGSRVALRVGSRQSGEEDACRRVSPSPESCRRMGRMVLTWEARGGSPGVRLRRGFHRWNRLELNCTMGKKLEEDWLRCTNHICVRLFLVLLSRTCRVLVEDAEKTNLCLYCRRVGPAGELEVDRRTEVKRHLVGKLGMRGEQAKGKNHSINIYIHTPTYTYMLPADAQIRDEEEEEEEEEGEEKSKQEEINPLLVHTSNIPFLLDDGYCWQCYEKSENLRGKGCSYYRCSFLPKCRAKKRLIHLLNERTLIIYQGEHNHPNGSSTDATQEDNSLDDGEVSDDEKAETKPQHAVGDAFDGESAELKQQATIGSQKSMTLFNLFVTLSSNLRFR